DNA sequence from the Candidatus Brocadiaceae bacterium genome:
CGCCGACTACCGCCAGTCCGCCGAGGAGGTCCGGCAGGGGCTCAACGAGGCGATCCTGCACGAGCAGATCCCGCCGGCATACCATGAGGCGATCCGCAAGTACTTCGATTCCCTGGGTGGCGCCGATGGACAGGCAGAGGAATGCGAGTAGGCAGGACCGGCACCCATGACGCGGCCCGCGACCCGACCGACCTCGGTCCGCAACCGGCACATAACCGACATCGGAGGCCCCCGCGCCATGGATCCGTCTCAGTGAGGCTGACCGGGCTGGCCAGGAGCATCGTGCCCCGCCCGCGCAGGCGGATCAGCGCCCGGACGGCGCTGCCGCTCGCCCTGTTCATGCTCCTCTTCGCGGCCGCGTGCCTGCTGCTGGAGCCGGCGGGCCTCATGCTCTTCACGCGCCCGTGGGCATTCCTGCTCTCGGCCCTGCTGCCCTGGGTATGGTGGATGCACGCCGCCGGCGTCAGCGGCCTGCGGGGTGCGCGGTCGGTGCTCGCGCTGGTCGTGCGGCTCACGCTGGTGGCGCTCTTCATCGTGCTGCTGGCGGAACCACGCGCAGTGCGCAAGGACGACGTGCTGTCGGTCGTCTACGCACTGGACATATCCGATTCCATCGGCGAATCGGCATCGAGTGCGGCGCTGGAGTATGTGACGCGGACGGCATCGGGGAAGCCGGAAAGGGACGAGGCGGGCCTGGTGGTGTTCGGGCGCGACGCTTCGGTCGAGCTGCCGCCGCGGACGGCGTTCCCCTTCGAGAGTGCCATCCGCTCGCAGATCCTGCGCGACGGCACGAACCTGGCTCGTGGACTCTCCGTGGCGGCCGCCGTCTTGCCCGACGAGCACCTGGGTCGCATCGTCCTGATCAGCGACGGCTCCCAGACGGAGGGCGCCCTCGCCACCGTGCTGGACCAGTTGAAGACGCGCATGATCCCCGTGGACGTGCTTCCCGTGCGGTACGAGTACCAACACGAGGTGTGGGTGGAGAGGCTGGAGCTGCCGCGCCTTGTGCGAACAGGCGAGACCTACGAGGCGGCCGTGGTGGTCTCGTCGCTGACGGACGGGACGGGAAGGCTGGCCCTCAGCGAGAACGGCCGCGTGATCTGCGAGCAGGACGTGAGGTTCCGGGCGGGCAAGAACCGCCTCGTGCTGCCGCTGTACGGGCGGGGCCCCGGCTACTACGAGTACGCCGCACGGATCCACCTGCCGGAGGGGGCCGACAGCCGGGAGGAGAACAACCTCGCCATGGACTACCTCTACCTGAAGGGTGAGGGGAAGGTCCTGGTGGTGACGGACCCCGGGCCGGACGCGGAACCGCGCGACTGGCAGACGCTCGTGCAGGTCCTGAAGGAGACCAAGCGGGACGTGGAGGTGCGCCCGGCGTACGAACTGCCTCGGGACGCACTGCCGCTGCTGGCCACCGACTGCGTCGTGCTGCCCAATGTCCCGGCGGACGCGTTCGACGCGGCGCAGCTTCAGGCACTTCACGACGCGGTCAAGAGCCAGGGGATGGGCCTGCTGATGGTCGGCGGGGCGCAGAGCTTCGGCCCGGGCGGTTACCGGGGCACCCCCGTGGAGGAGGCGCTGCCGGTGAGCATGGACCTGAGCCAGAAGAAGACGCTGCCCGCCGGGGCGATCGTGTTCGTGCTGGACCGCTCCGGCTCGATGGCCAGCCCGGTGGCCGGCACGTCCAGCACGCAGCAGCAACTGGCGAACCGGGCCACGATACTCGCCGCGCAGACGCTGCTCTCCGGGGACATGGTCGGCGTCGTGGCGTTCGACACCTTGAGCTACTGGATTGTGCCCCTGGAGAGGGTGGAGGAGGTGAAGGACTTCGCGGGCAAGGTCTGGGAGATCGGGCCGGGCGGCGGCACGCACATCTACCCGGCACTGCGGCAGGCCTTCCGGAGCCTCGAGAAGGTCGATCCCGCGCAGGCGGCCGTCCGGCACATCATACTGCTGTCCGACGGGCAGACGCAGGGAGGCGACTACACGGGCATAGCGCAGTTGATGGCCGGCCGGGGCATCAGCCTGTCGTCGGTCGCCGTCGGCGACAGCCCCAACGTCGATCTGCTCGGGCACATTGCGGCGCTGACGGGCGGGTCCCTGCACCAGGCCGCGGACCCGCGGAACCTGCCGAAGATATTCGTCAAGGAGGCGCTGACCCTCCGGCGCACGATGATCCAGAACGAGACATTCACGCCGACGGCGGGCTTCCCGTCGCCGATCCTGAAGGGCATCACGCGGACCCCGAGCCTGCACGGACACGTGGTGACCATGCCCAAGTCGCGCGCCATGGTGGTGCTGAACGGTCCCTCGCAGGGAGAGGACGAATGCGACCCGGTGCTGGCGGTCTGGCGTTACGGCCTGGGGAAGGCCGGCGCCTTCACGTCGGACCTCGCGCCGAACTGGGGGCGCGACTGGGTGGTGTGGGACCGCTTCCGGCCCTTCGTGGACCAGACCATCGGCGACATCGAGCGCCGGCCGATGGAGAGCAACCTGCAGGCGCACGTGGTCCGAGAAGGCGACGCCGCGACGATCCTGGTCGACGACATGCACGTGGACCCGGCATTCCTTGAGGTCCAGGCGGTCGTGCAGGGTCCGCAGGGGCGGGCCGAGACGGTGCGGCTCCGCCAGACCGGCCCCCAGCGCTACGAGGGCGGCTTCTCCCCCTGGGGCGAAGGGCGCTACCAGGTGATCGGCGCCGGTGTGGGCGAAGGCCGCACCGAGCAGTTCGTGTCCGGCCTCGTCGTGCCCTACTCGCCCGAATACCTGCGCTTCCGCGCGGACCCGATCACGCTGGCGCGGATCGCCGAAGACACGGGCGGGCGCATCCTCACCGGCGACGAGACCCACGAGGACATCTTCGTGCCCGAACGCATCCCGAAGGCCAGTTCCCGATCGATCGCGGACCTGTTCCTGCTGATCCTGGCCGTGCTCGTCCCGCTGGACGTGGCCGTCCGCCGTGTGCAGCTCGACTGGACGGTCATCGGCGGCTGGGTGGGTCTCGGGCGGGGCGCGGAGGCATCCGGGGAGACGTTCGAGGCCCTTCTCCGGCGCAAACGCGTCGTCGAGTCCGCCACGGTCCGCAAGGCGCCGAGGGCCGCGGTGCTGCCGGGCCGCCGGAAGGAAGGCGAGGACCGGACCGGACCGCCGCCGAAGCGTCGCGAGCGGCACGCGCCGCCGCCCGACGCGGATCGGGCCTCGACGCTGAAGCAGTTGCTGGACCGAAAGAAGAAATGGAAGGAAGAATAGGGCCGGGCGTCCGTCCGTATAGCAGGACGGGCACGCCGGCCGGCATCGACCCCATCGTACGCGGAGGAGACATGGCCACAGAAGAGCTGCAGGCCGAAGCCGAGGCGTTTCGGGAGGACTACGCACGCATGCGCGAGGAGGTCGGCAAGGTCATCGTCGGCCAGGAGCGCGTCGTCGAAGGCACACTGGCCGCCATCGTCTGCGGCGGCAATGTGCTGCTGGAAGGCGTGCCCGGCCTCGGCAAGACGGAGCTGGTCAAGACGCTCTCGCGTGTGCTCGACCTGGAGTTCAGCCGCATCCAGTTCACGCCCGACCTGATGCCGGCCGACATCATCGGCACGACCGTCATGACGGTCGACCCGGAGGGCCGCTACCTGTTCGAGTTCCGGCAGGGGCCGCTCTTCTCGCAGCTTGTGCTCGCCGACGAGATCAACCGCGCCACGCCCAAGACGCAGTCCGCCCTGCTGGAGGCGATGCAGGAGGGTTCGGTCACGGCCGGGCACACGACCTACCGGCTCAAGCAGCCCTTCTTCGTGCTCGCCACGCAGAACCCGATCGAGCAGGAGGGCACCTATCCCCTGCCCGAGGCGCAACTGGACCGCTTCATGTTCAAGCTCAACGTGTCGTTCCTGAACCGCCAGGAACTCAACGCCGTTCTGGACCGCACGACCCTCGACCGGCAGGTCGCGATCGAGAAGGTCATGGACGGCGACCGCATCCTGGCCCTGCGGGGCGTACTGCAGAACGTGGTCGTGGCCGAGCCGCTGCGCGACTATGCCGCGCGCCTGGTGCTGGCCACGCACGCGGACCAGGAGTCCGCCCCGGACAGCGTGCGCCGGTACGTGCGCTGGGGCGCCAGCCCGCGGGCCAGCCAGGCCCTGCTGCGCGCCGCCCGGGTGCGCGGCCTGACGGAGGGCCGCGCGCACGTCTCCTTTGCCGACATCCGCCACTTCGCCGAGGAGGTGCTCCAGCACCGGATCCTCCTGAACTACGACGGGCTGGCCGAAAGCATCAAGGTGCCCGCGCTGATCCGGGAGATCCTCAACCACGTGCCGGAGGAGATCGGCTGATGCAGGCCGCGCCCGACAGGCCGCAGCTCACGCCGCTGATCGCCAACTCGGTGCTGGACCGGCTGGAGCGGCTCCGCATCAACGCGAGCCGCCGGTTCACCAGCAAGAGCCGCGGCGAGCACCTGGCCGGCCGCGCCGGGGCGAGCATCGAGTTCTCCGACTACCGCGACTACGCCGAGGGCGACGACATCCGGTTCGTCGACTGGAACATCTTCGCGCGCCTCAACCGGCCCTACATGAAGCTCTACCAGCAGGAGGAGGAACTGCACGTCGTGCTGATCGTCGACGCCAGCGCCTCGATGCAGTTCGAACGGAAGCTCGCGCGCGCCGTACAGCTTGCCGCGGCGTTCGGCGTCATGGGGCTGCTCGGACGGGAACGCGTGAGCGCATATGCCTTCAACAGCGCCGGGCCGGCGCCGGGCCGCCTGCGGCCATGCACGGGACGGGCGGGGATGGCGAGCCTGTTCCGGTTCCTGGAGGGCATCGAGCCCGGCGGTGACGCGCCCGTCGAGGCGGGCATCGAGTCGGCCCTCAAGCTCCATACCGGACGCGGCGTCGCCGTCGTCCTGTCGGACTTCATGACGTTCGGGGATGTGACGCGGGCGCTGAACGCGATCTTCAGCGCCGGGCTGGAGGTCTTCGGGCTCCAGGTGCTGGGCCCCGGCGAGGCCGAACCCGAGCTGTCGGGCGACCTGCGACTGGTCGACTGCGAGACCCGACAGACGCTCGACATCACGTCCGCGCAGGAACTGCTGTACCTCTACGAGGAGTATCGGGACGCCTGCGAACGGCAACTGTCGACGCTCTGCCGGCAGCGGTTCGGCCGTTTCCTGTCGGTGCGCTCCGACGCCGACGTCGAATGGCTGCTGTTCGACCTGTTGACGCGCAAGGGGTGGCTGCGGTGAGTTGGATCGGGTTCTATGCAGCGGGCACGGCCTGGCTCTTCGGGCTGCTCGTGCCGCTCGTGGTCTTCTACTTCCTGAAGCTGAAGCGGCCCCGCATCATCATGCCGTCGCTCGCCCTGTGGCGGCAGGTGCTCGCGGACCACCGCGTGAACACGCCGTTCCAGCGCTTCAAGCGCAGCCTGCTGCTCCTGCTCCAGATCCTCCTGCTCGTGCTGCTGAGCCTGGCCGCAATGCAGCCCTTCCTGCGCGGCCCGGCCGCGCGGGTGCGGCGCATCCCCGTGCTGATCGACAACTCGGCCAGCATGGCCGCCCGGTCCGACGACGGAGGCGGGTCGCGGCTGGACGCCGCCCGCGAGCGTGTACGACGCCTCATTGACGGCCTGCTGCCCGATCAGGAACTGTGCCTCATCTCGTTCTCCGACACGCCCCGCAGGTGCACGGGATTCACAAACGACAGGCGCGTGCTGCGTGAGGCGCTCGACGCGATCGAGGTCGAAGACGTGCCCAGCCGCATCGAAGAGGCGTTGCGCATGACGGAGGGCCTCGCTCAGAGCGTCGAATGCGACCGCGTTCTGCTCTTCTCGGACGGCAACATCCCCGCGCGCGCCCACTTCGAACTCCCGTTCACGCTGGACTACCAGCGCCTGCCGGCTGCGGGCCCGAACGTCGGGATCACCGCCCTGAGCGCCCGCCGAAGCGCCGCGGACCAATGGAGCGTCCTGGCCGTCGTCGAAGGCTCGGCGGACGCCGCCGGGCCGGCCACCGTCGAACTGCGCCTGGACGGCGAGAGCGCCGGGACGGAGCACGTGACCATCGCGGGCGGCGAGAGCACCCGCGTCGCCTTCGGCGTGCCGGGAGACCGGCCCGCGGCCCTGGAAGTGAAGGTCGTCCCCGCCGGGTTCGACGCCCTGGCGGGCGACGACACCGCCTGCCTGCAGCTCCCCCTGCTGCGGCCCCTGCATGCCTACGTGCCGACCCGGCTGGACGCCCACCGCCACGCGCTGGCCGCGCTGCCGGGCGTGGCCCTGTCCTCCGAGGACGACGAGGGCGCCCGGGAGGCACGCTACGACCTCGTCATTACCGACCGCGAGGAGGATCGGGACATCGCGGGCCGTACCCGCTGCCTGATCGGACTC
Encoded proteins:
- a CDS encoding VWA domain-containing protein; the encoded protein is MRLTGLARSIVPRPRRRISARTALPLALFMLLFAAACLLLEPAGLMLFTRPWAFLLSALLPWVWWMHAAGVSGLRGARSVLALVVRLTLVALFIVLLAEPRAVRKDDVLSVVYALDISDSIGESASSAALEYVTRTASGKPERDEAGLVVFGRDASVELPPRTAFPFESAIRSQILRDGTNLARGLSVAAAVLPDEHLGRIVLISDGSQTEGALATVLDQLKTRMIPVDVLPVRYEYQHEVWVERLELPRLVRTGETYEAAVVVSSLTDGTGRLALSENGRVICEQDVRFRAGKNRLVLPLYGRGPGYYEYAARIHLPEGADSREENNLAMDYLYLKGEGKVLVVTDPGPDAEPRDWQTLVQVLKETKRDVEVRPAYELPRDALPLLATDCVVLPNVPADAFDAAQLQALHDAVKSQGMGLLMVGGAQSFGPGGYRGTPVEEALPVSMDLSQKKTLPAGAIVFVLDRSGSMASPVAGTSSTQQQLANRATILAAQTLLSGDMVGVVAFDTLSYWIVPLERVEEVKDFAGKVWEIGPGGGTHIYPALRQAFRSLEKVDPAQAAVRHIILLSDGQTQGGDYTGIAQLMAGRGISLSSVAVGDSPNVDLLGHIAALTGGSLHQAADPRNLPKIFVKEALTLRRTMIQNETFTPTAGFPSPILKGITRTPSLHGHVVTMPKSRAMVVLNGPSQGEDECDPVLAVWRYGLGKAGAFTSDLAPNWGRDWVVWDRFRPFVDQTIGDIERRPMESNLQAHVVREGDAATILVDDMHVDPAFLEVQAVVQGPQGRAETVRLRQTGPQRYEGGFSPWGEGRYQVIGAGVGEGRTEQFVSGLVVPYSPEYLRFRADPITLARIAEDTGGRILTGDETHEDIFVPERIPKASSRSIADLFLLILAVLVPLDVAVRRVQLDWTVIGGWVGLGRGAEASGETFEALLRRKRVVESATVRKAPRAAVLPGRRKEGEDRTGPPPKRRERHAPPPDADRASTLKQLLDRKKKWKEE
- a CDS encoding MoxR family ATPase, with the protein product MATEELQAEAEAFREDYARMREEVGKVIVGQERVVEGTLAAIVCGGNVLLEGVPGLGKTELVKTLSRVLDLEFSRIQFTPDLMPADIIGTTVMTVDPEGRYLFEFRQGPLFSQLVLADEINRATPKTQSALLEAMQEGSVTAGHTTYRLKQPFFVLATQNPIEQEGTYPLPEAQLDRFMFKLNVSFLNRQELNAVLDRTTLDRQVAIEKVMDGDRILALRGVLQNVVVAEPLRDYAARLVLATHADQESAPDSVRRYVRWGASPRASQALLRAARVRGLTEGRAHVSFADIRHFAEEVLQHRILLNYDGLAESIKVPALIREILNHVPEEIG
- a CDS encoding VWA domain-containing protein, with amino-acid sequence MSWIGFYAAGTAWLFGLLVPLVVFYFLKLKRPRIIMPSLALWRQVLADHRVNTPFQRFKRSLLLLLQILLLVLLSLAAMQPFLRGPAARVRRIPVLIDNSASMAARSDDGGGSRLDAARERVRRLIDGLLPDQELCLISFSDTPRRCTGFTNDRRVLREALDAIEVEDVPSRIEEALRMTEGLAQSVECDRVLLFSDGNIPARAHFELPFTLDYQRLPAAGPNVGITALSARRSAADQWSVLAVVEGSADAAGPATVELRLDGESAGTEHVTIAGGESTRVAFGVPGDRPAALEVKVVPAGFDALAGDDTACLQLPLLRPLHAYVPTRLDAHRHALAALPGVALSSEDDEGAREARYDLVITDREEDRDIAGRTRCLIGLVPTPLRGLLAAREGTSTVVDWRRTAPLLRHVECADLLILERFVPADGATEAALEELGYEVLVHGDAGPLVLQNRDGDALTYTLLFHTDRSTLPYRVGFPVMVSNLVRIAMEAGGLGEAAAVRTGVLPRVPLEPDRPYTVRGPHGQTQSARTSASGELAGISARRAGYYTIADAAGTVARVGAGLLSPSETTLQATEQILFDENLSVAAATTSPAADRRLWPLLAWLAFGVLLGEWWLFHHRPGGPLP
- a CDS encoding DUF58 domain-containing protein, with protein sequence MQAAPDRPQLTPLIANSVLDRLERLRINASRRFTSKSRGEHLAGRAGASIEFSDYRDYAEGDDIRFVDWNIFARLNRPYMKLYQQEEELHVVLIVDASASMQFERKLARAVQLAAAFGVMGLLGRERVSAYAFNSAGPAPGRLRPCTGRAGMASLFRFLEGIEPGGDAPVEAGIESALKLHTGRGVAVVLSDFMTFGDVTRALNAIFSAGLEVFGLQVLGPGEAEPELSGDLRLVDCETRQTLDITSAQELLYLYEEYRDACERQLSTLCRQRFGRFLSVRSDADVEWLLFDLLTRKGWLR